The Leucoraja erinacea ecotype New England chromosome 19, Leri_hhj_1, whole genome shotgun sequence genome has a segment encoding these proteins:
- the nwd1 gene encoding NACHT domain- and WD repeat-containing protein 1, with translation MWSADRRQALLQGKPINLPVDKSNLVRVFISSTFTDMCMERDTLLDKAYPEVQAFCQKLGLVFEVVDMRWGVPTALTADHTSTELCLREIESCQRISLGPTFIALVGSRYGYRPIPRVIEEKEFEVLLAKHCSDPSSCELLHEWFWKDENAVPPVYVHQPITTHLPYYSDTSPANRERHEEEVLSWSKAEEQIATLLRTAAAWAAEEGLIKKDAKHKYFKSITEWEIDYGLLESKQGDVHSSVFIRDIPNVQDHCDRQQVHKFVDVTSDGSIDREAQDLLASLKTKIVAKHSKTLRVHRVRWPSGMLDTRSTDHTDYLQDLCQTFIQDVKQQVLRRVADRHEAQDEMCWLFEELAHHMALCQKKRSIFCGRVELLMKICQSIELKNECTHPPLVVHGPSGTGKTAVMSKLAEEVRKHLGNGTVVVTRLLGTSPQSSEIHTALKSICFQVSLAFRLKPPLTHIVNSYNELVQFFHRLLSAVSKKNKEPLVLIFDSLDQLSSNDGAHRLHWLPKECPPKVHIIVSTLPEEYNILNVLRGAIPSPEYFFQVEPLSCEHGQQVIAMLMSTVKRRLTDQQYELILDSFRHCGQPLMLKLCFDEARRWSSYVLDSELYVAKGTREAVRFLYTRLEKKHGGTLVSHALGYIACSRNGLSENELKEILSLDDEVLGDIYQYWSPPNKDIIRLPPLLWTRLRYDIGEYLVERQADGFPVLHFYHRQFIEVVHEMYLPTEEKIKRHSVLADFFKGTWSQGKRKSITLPQLNETLLADRKVTAQPLKFGDDVMNLRKLSELPYHLVNAGRIDELKQEVLGNIEWIVCKVQATGMKSLLEDFYACTRKVDCPDVQLVQDALLLIWPTVNFMENDIDHRVLYLEVLARLDFFKGSYPMIDELCQQCRNWCALCPDPTFTPLCGFFQPPGGPLCTTLTGFRKGISAMELSTDCTVLMAGSLDGLMIVWNLQDIEMIHTMTGHFAEVRCIKVIRNSTRAVSGSFDHTLRLWNLVTGKEIYLIQEDHSGYEHFALLQVDEATDVIYSVSGHQIKGRRLENGELLFQLTGGNLDNTTCTAVMGSNNPLLTMSIGATLCVWDQVCGTLQNTHHLAGLSTSKLTCILPLRRQNKIAVGFNDGIVAMVSLDGTCVTEEVNLSVTFLITSESEKWMVAGFGKYARVFTLDASTIQKASAVDLEHGDKVHTGIISRDESLLVTGSADETIRVWSLSPNVKLVDSMEGMGVPLTSLSLSGNTLISASRSAYYLKIWNLSYDRQHTAVTPFHNRSTITGLTREGNSVCFPKTGESNKVVIWNAEEGVALGSVGLDTELCCLAVAQRRKALICGLASGCLAVFCTRTLRELERRPPPGPCGAVRCAALSSGEERLATAGGSGLVSVYALGLAEAGPLLGELLLTVASPPGSVASSVVILSDSSLLLGTDTGKLLLHTARCSTPIVLEPHDSRITCLETSHNELYVFSGCQGPVQRLWNLSRRHWQHEMSYKGAFFEGVVCAAFSQDDRHIYTGSQDRSIKVWDVQNGSLLAVQYVYAEVTRILPTPGGMVASTRLGYLIRESFTCPPVVDPSYKVLRGIKASCSVRSRDGGRKTLRSSETPHQTTPSRTCSLL, from the exons ATGTGGAGTGCCGATCGCCGGCAGGCCCTGCTGCAGGGCAAGCCCATCAACCTCCCAGTGGACAAGTCCAACCTGGTCCGTGTGTTCATCAGCTCCACCTTCACAG ATATGTGTATGGAACGCGACACGCTCCTGGACAAAGCCTATCCCGAGGTACAGGCTTTCTGTCAGAAACTGGGCCTGGTTTTTGAG GTGGTCGACATGCGTTGGGGAGTTCCGACTGCACTGACAGCTGATCACACGAGCACAGAGCTGTGCCTGAGGGAGATTGAGTCCTGCCAGAGGATATCGCTGGGACCCACATTTATC GCTCTTGTTGGCAGTCGCTATGGATACCGACCCATCCCTCGTGTTATAGAAGAAAAGGAATTTGAGGTGCTACTGGCGAAGCACTGCTCGGATCCCAGCTCCTGTGAACTCCTTCATGAATGGTTCTGGAAAGATGAGAATGCCGTCCCTCCTGTGTACGTTCATCAGCCCATCACCACTCACCTGCCGTACTACAGTGACACCAGCCCAGCCAACCGGGAACGACATGAGGAGGAGGTGCTCAGCTGGTCCAAGGCAGAGGAACAAATCGCCACTCTGCTCCGAACAGCAGCCGCCTGGGCAGCAGAAGAGGGCCTCATCAAAAAAGATGCAAAGCACAAGTATTTCAAGTCAA TCACTGAATGGGAGATCGACTATGGGCTCCTGGAATCAAAGCAAGGAGATGTGCATTCCTCCGTCTTCATCCGGGATATCCCCAATGTCCAGGATCACTGCGACAGGCAGCAAGTTCACAAGTTTGTTGATGTCACCAGTGACGGGAGCATCGACAGAGAGGCTCAGGATCTTCTCGCGAGCCTGAAGACGAAGATTGTCGCCAAACACTCAAAGACTCTCCGCGTGCACCGGGTGAGGTGGCCGAGTGGGATGCTGGACACACGGAGCACGGACCACACCGACTACCTCCAGGACCTGTGCCAGACCTTTATCCAGGACGTGAAGCAACAGGTTCTCAGGAGGGTTGCTGATCGGCACGAAGCCCAGGACGAGATGTGTTGGCTCTTTGAGGAGTTGGCTCATCACATGGCCCTCTGCCAAAAGAAACGCAGCATCTTCTGTGGCCGGGTCGAGCTCCTGATGAAGATTTGCCAAAGCATCGAACTGAAGAACGAATGCACTCACCCGCCCTTGGTTGTCCATGGCCCTTCGGGTACTGGGAAGACAGCTGTTATGTCGAAGCTTGCCGAGGAGGTCAGGAAACACCTGGGTAATGGGACAGTGGTAGTTACTAGGCTACTGGGCACATCACCACAGAGCTCCGAAATTCATACTGCGCTGAAAAGTATCTGTTTCCAAGTATCTCTTGCCTTCAGGCTCAAACCTCCATTGACGCATATTGTTAACTCTTACAATGAGCTGGTCCAATTTTTTCACAGACTTCTAAGTGCAGTGTCGAAGAAGAATAAGGAACCCTTGGTCCTTATCTTCGATTCTCTGGACCAACTATCTTCCAACGATGGTGCCCACAGGCTCCATTGGCTGCCGAAGGAATGTCCACCAAAGGTCCACATTATTGTCTCAACCTTACCTGAGGAATACAACATATTAAATGTCCTGCGAGGAGCCATACCAAGCCCGGAATACTTCTTTCAGGTGGAACCACTGTCCTGTGAACATGGGCAGCAGGTGATTGCCATGCTGATGTCAACAGTGAAGAGAAGGCTCACTGATCAACAGTATGAGTTGATTTTAGACAGCTTCAGGCACTGTGGGCAGCCTCTCATGCTCAAACTATGCTTCGACGAAGCCAGGCGGTGGAGTTCGTACGTACTAGATTCTGAACTCTACGTGGCCAAGGGAACGCGGGAGGCCGTGCGATTCCTGTACACGCGACTAGAAAAGAAACATGGCGGGACATTGGTTTCACACGCTCTGGGATACATCGCTTGCTCCAG GAATGGACTCTCAGAGAATGAGCTGAAGGAAATCCTGTCACTGGATGATGAGGTTCTTGGTGACATCTACCAATATTGGTCACCCCCAAATAAGGACATCATCCGCCTGCCTCCCTTACTGTGGACACGGCTGCGATACGATATTGGGGAATACCTGGTGGAGAGACAGGCTGATGGATTCCCTGTCCTCCACTTTTACCATCG GCAGTTCATAGAGGTGGTGCACGAGATGTATCTCCCGACAGAGGAGAAAATCAAACGTCACTCAGTCCTGGCTGATTTCTTCAAGGGCACATGGAGCCAAGGGAAAAGAAAGAGCATCACACTCCCACAGCTCAATGAGACACTCCTTGCAGACAGAAAG GTCACTGCGCAACCTCTGAAATTTGGGGATGATGTCATGAACTTACGAAAACTGAGTGAGCTGCCGTACCACTTGGTTAATGCTGGTCGCATTGATGAGCTGAAACAGGAGGTTCTGG GGAATATAGAATGGATCGTTTGCAAAGTGCAAGCCACAGGAATGAAGAGTTTGTTGGAAGATTTTTATGCTTGCACCAGGAAAGTTGATTGTCCTGACGTGCAACTTGTTCAAGATGCACTGTTACTCATCTGGCCAACAGTAAACTTCATGGAGAATGATATAG ATCACCGTGTTCTATACCTGGAGGTCTTGGCTCGCCTTGATTTCTTCAAGGGCTCTTACCCAATGATCGATGAGCTGTGCCAGCAGTGCAGGAATTGGTGTGCACTGTGCCCTGACCCCACCTTTACTCCACTGTGCGGCTTCTTCCAGCCTCCGGGTGGCCCACTCTGTACAACACTCACTGGTTTCAGGAAAG GTATCAGTGCAATGGAGCTGAGCACTGACTGCACAGTGCTGATGGCAGGTTCACTAGATGGACTGATGATTGTATGGAACCTGCAGGATATTGAAATGATCCACACTATGACAGGTCATTTTG CTGAGGTACGGTGCATTAAAGTGATTCGCAACAGCACCCGAGCTGTGTCAGGTTCATTTGACCATACACTGCGTCTGTGGAATCTAGTCACCGGAAAAGAGATCTACTTGATCCAAGAAGACCACTCTGGCTATGAACACTTTGCATTGCTCCAGGTGGATGAAGCGACTGATGTGATCTACTCTGTCTCAGGCCACCAG ATTAAGGGTCGACGCCTAGAAAACGGTGAACTTCTGTTTCAATTAACTGGCGGTAACCTGGACAACACAACATGCACAGCGGTGATGGGCTCCAACAACCCACTCCTGACCATGTCTATTGGAgccacactgtgtgtgtgggatCAAGTCTGCGGCACCTTACAGAACACTCACCATCTCGCTGGGCTAAGTACCTCAAAGCTGACGTGCATCCTTCCATTGAGACGTCAGAACAAAATAGCAGTAGGATTCAATGATGGAATCGTGGCAATG GTGTCTCTGGATGGAACTTGCGTTACAGAGGAAGTCAACTTATCGGTCACCTTCCTGATCACGTCAGAAAGTGAGAAGTGGATGGTGGCAG GGTTTGGGAAGTATGCTCGGGTTTTCACGCTGGATGCCAGTACGATTCAGAAAGCCTCGGCAGTGGACTTGGAGCACGGTGACAAGGTTCACACGGGTATAATCAGCAGAGATGAGAGCTTGCTGGTCACAGGGTCCGCAGACGAGACTATTCGG GTGTGGAGCTTGTCACCCAATGTCAAGCTGGTGGACTCGATGGAAGGAATGGGAGTTCCCCTTACCTCTCTGTCACTATCTGGGAACACCTTAATATCAGCATCACGCAGTGCTTACTACCTTAAAATCTGGAACCTGAGTTACGATCGGCAGCACACCGCAGTTACGCCGTTCCATAACCGCAGTACGATCACTGGCTTGACACGGGAAGGCAACTCGGTGTGCTTCCCGAAAACAGGGGAGTCGAACAAAGTAGTCATTTGGAATGCTGAAGAAG GTGTGGCACTCGGCAGCGTGGGCCTGGACACCGAGCTCTGCTGCctggcggtggcacagcggaggAAGGCGCTGATCTGCGGGCTGGCCTCGGGCTGTCTGGCCGTTTTCTGCACCAGGACATTGCGGGAGCTGGAGCGCCGACCCCCGCCCGGGCCCTGCGGCGCCGTCCGCTGCGCCGCCCTCAGCAGCGGCGAGGAGAGGCTGGCGACGGCCGGCGGCAGCGGCCTGGTGTCGGTGTATGCGCTGGGCCTGGCCGAGGCTGGGCCGCTGCTGGGCGAGTTGCTGCTAACCGTTGCTAGCCCCCCCGGCTCGGTCGCCTCCAGCGTCGTGATCCTGTCGGACAGCAGCCTGTTGCTCGGTACCGACACCGGGAAGCTGCTGCTCCACACCGCCCGGTGCTCGACGCCCATTGTCCTGGAACCTCACGACAGCCGGATCACCTGCCTGGAGACCAGCCACAACGAGCTGTATGTGTTCAGCGGATGCCAGGGGCCCGTCCAGAGGCTGTGGAACCTGTCCAGGCGGCACTGGCAACACGAGATGTCCTACAAG